From a region of the Salvelinus fontinalis isolate EN_2023a chromosome 13, ASM2944872v1, whole genome shotgun sequence genome:
- the LOC129868494 gene encoding diacylglycerol O-acyltransferase 2-like has translation MKQKKTKLKDFLEHISVLQWILTFLLLGLACIGLMVYLMFTSLWPLPTLYFIWQLKDWHTPERGGRRTAFVRNWKMWKHVRDYFPMKLVKTAELNPNKNYILGCHPHGVMSMGAFTSFSTEACGFMDLFPGVRSCLCILSGIFKVPLYREYAMATGCYPVSKPSLEHLLSKSGKGNAVVIVIGGAAESLLSLPGVNTVYMKQRKGFVRVALEFGADLVPVYSYGENNIFRQVIFTEDSLGWRLQQLFKKLMGFAPCLFVGGCWFWMPYHCPVTTVVGSPIPVPKRPSPTQEEVDHYHGLYMEALAKLFHGHKASCGLSDSHELRII, from the exons ATGAAGCAGAAAAAGACTAAATTGAAGGATTTCCTAGAGCATATCAGTGTACTGCAATGGATACTGACCTTCCTCTTATTAG GTCTGGCTTGTATTGGGTTGATGGTGTACCTTATGTTTACCTCTCTGTGGCCACTGCCTACTCTCTACTTCATATGGCAGTTGAAGGACTGGCACACACCTGAAAGAG GGGGCAGGAGAACTGCATTTGTGAGAAACTGGAAAATGTGGAAACACGTAAGGGACTACTTCCCAATGAAG TTGGTGAAGACAGCGGAGTTGAATCCAAACAAGAACTACATCTTAGGGTGTCATCCTCATGGGGTCATGAGTATGGGAGCCTTTACCTCTTTCAGCACTGAGGCCTGTGGCTTTATGGACCTCTTCCCTGGGGTGCGCTCCTGCCTCTGCATACTAAGTGGCATCTTCAAGGTCCCCCTCTACAGGGAATATGCCATGGCCACAG GTTGTTATCCAGTCAGCAAGCCAAGTctagagcaccttctatctaaaAGTGGGAAAGGCAATGCGGTAGTGATTGTGATAGGGGGCGCTGCTGAGTCTCTGCTGAGTCTGCCTGGGGTCAATACTGTGTATATGAAGCAGAGGAAAGGCTTCGTCCGGGTGGCCCTGGAGTTTGG AGCTGACCTGGTGCCTGTCTACTCGTATGGGGAGAACAATATCTTCCGCCAGGTGATCTTCACAGAGGACAGTTTGGGCTGGAGGTTGCAGCAACTCTTTAAGAAGCTCATGGGCTTTGCCCCCTGTCTGTTCGTGGGTGGATGCTGGTTCTGGATGCCTTACCACTGCCCTGTCACCACTGTCG TGGGTAGTCCTATCCCAGTGCCAAAGCGGCCTTCCCCCACTCAGGAGGAAGTGGATCACTACCATGGCCTCTACATGGAGGCCCTGGCCAAGCTTTTCCATGGACACAAGGCCAGCTGTGGACTCTCAGACAGCCATGAGCTGCGCATCATATAG